The region GTTCTGCTTTGCCCCCTTGTTAACAACTTGGTATTTTCTGAGGCCCTCAGTAGCCTCCCTATCACATACTGCACTGCAGCGAGGACAGAGCATCACACTCTTGCTTTCGAGTTTGCATCTGTTCAAGAAATCAATTAAATCTTCCTCAGCATGAGGATACACAGCCTTCATTTGTTCGTTGTAATCCTCTTCAGATATGCCCTGCACTTGCACCTGAGACAACTCCATTGCTTCGACCATCATTATTTCTTGTGGTTCTGCATAGAGAGTTTCAGCAGCTTTGGATGTTTCAGCATTTGCCTGGGCAACCTTTGGTTTCTCACCAAATTTGAGCCTCCCTTCGTTGAGAGCCTTTTgaaccaaatccctgaaaagaaCACAACGTGAGGTTTTGTGGCCAAGGaattatgaaatttacaataaccccTTTTCTTCTGTTGTTCGATTGGGGGTACTTTCAAGCCCTTTGGAACAACAATTTGGCCATCTGTgactaataaatcaaatatttcatcacatttagttatgtcaaatgtataagttttagacacaaatttatcatttttaggttCAACAGGGTTTTTTCCATTGGAAGGTCTAAGAAGTTTACAAACATAAGGAGGTCCAGGTTTTAATTCTGCTAAATCAACCTCATTGTCTTCGATATCTTCGTAAATAATATCGAACTCCTGGTCACTGTCATTGGTTTCGACATATGCAACTTTTCCTTCTTGTGGAACTTAGAATTTCTAGCCTTTTCAGCCTTCAATCGTTCGAGTTGTCGAACTCTATCAGCCAATTGAGCCATATCCCTTAAATACTGGGTATCTAATTTCTTTCTAATCGAATAGTCTAGGCCACCAGCAGCCATTTCGACTAATTCATGTTCAGGGACTTGGGTGAAACACCTTGCCTTTAAGAGTCTGCATCTGTTCAAATAATCATCAATTGATTCAGGTGCCTTACGTCGAACGCTGGCTAACTCTTTAAGGCTTATCTTAGACTGTCCCATATAGAATTGCTCATGGAAAATCCTCTCCAATTGGTTCCAATTATGTATGGAATGAGGAGAAAGGGTTGTAAACCATGTGAAAGCATTTTTAGTTAAGGAATTAGGGAAATATCtcattcttaaattttcattattagccAAGTCCCCTGCCTCGACCAAATATCTAGCAACGTGTTCGACAGTAGACTCATTTGTCTCTCCTGCAAACTTAGTAAACTTAGGGATTttcacaccccttggtaattctGTCTGTAACACATATTCAGATAATGGGGACACAAAATTGGGCCTGTGTAAGCCCAAATTCAAACCATTCTGTACTAGAATTGTTTCGACCATTTGGGCCAGGTTATTCTGCCTATCGAAACGGTTTTGTTGAACATTCCCTATTACTTCATCAGCATTTTGGTTTCTATTTACCAACACTATACCAGGGTTTGGTTCGACCTGTTGGGCTGGTGGCTCTATGCGTGCCAATGGTTGTGGTGCTTGAGCCATTTGTATCCCTGGGTTGTTAGGCATCTGTATCTCTTGGACAGGCGCCTGTATTTGGATCTGTCGAATTGGTGGTTGCTGTATGGGTGGTGCCCCAAAAAAGTCAGCAATTCGacttatttgatttgttaacatttggtaactgtcatttgtattttgaattaaaggGTTAATAACAGttcctatttgttgtgttaACATGTTAACCATATCATGGTTACTTTCATCCATTTGTTGTCTGAGTGACAAAACGGatgtattggttaaatgttgaggaattaccctaccttgattgccGCTACAGACCCTGATGGAGAGGACATATTAAGATTCTCTATATTTGGTTGAGAGTTTTGCAACCCTGCCATCAAAGATGTAGGCATGCCATATAGAGGGTTTTGAAGCGGTCGAAAGGGACTTCCACTGGGATTCCCTAAACTAGGGTTATTCCATGGGGCAAAAGCAGACGCTGACGTGGTCGAACTTGCCAACGTCATGTTGGTCATGGGAGAAGTTACCCCTGTCTGATTCATAACCGTCGAAGCGGTCGAACTTATCGTGCCAACAGTTTGGTCAGGAATTGCTCCTATGCCGGAATTTATATTGGCATTACTGACAGATGTCTGCGTTGGTTGCCCCTCCATATTTGGAAGGTCATTGTTTCGATTACTTGGGGGTGGTCTAGCCATCCTTGTACGACTTTTGAATTCTGTTAAGTGTGGAACAGATTTCCcacttcttaaatgcatacaagatcaaaacaattaagaatGCAATAAACCAACTGCACTCAataaactttaataataattttaaagccAAAACACACAATTGACCTGTCCCACCGGGCGTGCCAATTTGTTTACGCTGGAATTTGGTAAACAAACCGCTAGTCTAAGTTAATTGCTTGCGAGATCAACTAGTGAATCTCAGGAGCATGCCATTTGTGTGTTTGCTTTAGATGAAAAAACCTTTAATGTTCATCATTGCAACAAACATTCACTGGTTTAAGATTTACAGAAAGTAAAACTCTTTGACAGAATCGAAATGCTGGAAGTAACTCGACAAGAGAAAAGTAAAATGCAGAAATTAAAGGACCAGCGAGTTCATTCGACCGAATGAACCATTTAAAGGAAGGAATTATAAAGTGAAACGTAAATTGCATTGCATTCGAAATGTAAAGTTTACAGAAACTTAAAATGGTTCACAATCATACATTTTTCCTTGCGTACTCGTTTCTCTCTGCGCTGGGTACTTTGAGTATATAAGGATTTGTAGAAATGATTTGCGACCTTGAAATCTGACTAAAAACTACTATATATAGACATTCGAAAATAAAACTGCCCTAACGGTCGAACACTATCCTAATGCCAAGTGTCCTGCTACGTACACCTTGCATGCACATAACTGCTCCTTAGAATGGTTATCCATATCGCTCGAAGTCGAActgattttgtgaagttttgTCAGAAATTGCGCTAAGTCCAGAAATCTTGCTGCCTTGACTTCGATTCGACCATATGCCAGCTCGATTCGCCCAATGGTTCGAAGCCCTCTTTCTTGTCTTAGCCTTATACTTCGTAAATACTTCCTCGAACCTGTGAATCCCTTTCAATagattcttctttcttttcgatTCGAACATAATCTGGCAAAATTCGTATTTAGAGCATATTTTTAGCTCATCAAAAATATGGGCTAACAGCTCCATACCAAGATGATGAGCTTGTAGGACTTCAAGAAGTGTTAGAAGTTGACCCTGATGTCATTAATGAATCTCTTGCAGATGTTGATGGAGGTGGAGAAGAGATAGATGCAGATTTACTCAAATAACTAGACTTGATTGAACCAGACGAGGATGAATGCATATTAAgtgagaatgacattgagagTGATTTTGATGATACAGATACTTCTTAGGTAATTCATACATTAAAGttgattgcatgtcttatgttcattgtgtatatgtgtatgtgtgtgtatttttacaTTTGTATGACTGtggtttgtaataattattacttttacTCTTGTAGCGAATATGAAAGAGAAGATAAGTGACCTATTTTGgtgtagaaaatatttttatgtgagTTTTCATTAACAAGTTGGATTTATTTGTTTACTAAAGTGTATTGCTTGTGGTACTTCACTttttatgtatttgtttttaaatatattgcatGCCTTATGttcattgtgtgtgtgtgtgtgtgtgtgtatatatatatatatatatatttacatttgTATGACTAtgatttgtaataattattacttttacTCTTGTAGTaaatatgaaagagaaaataactGGTCTATTTTGGTGTAGAAAACTTGTTTATGTAAGTTTTCATTAACAAGTTGGATATATTTGTTTACTAAAGTGTATTGTTTGTGgtacttcattttttatttgtttgttcttaatatcatatatgtgtgtgtgtgtgtgtgtggtgtgtgtggtgtgtgtgtgtgtgtgtgtgtgtgtgtgtgtgtgtggtgtgtgtgtgtgtgtgtgtgtgtggtgtgtgtgtgtgtgtgtgtgtgtgtgtgtggtgtgtgtgtgtgtgtgtgtgtggtgtgtgtgtgtgtgtgtgtgtgtggtgtgtgtgtgtgtgtgtgtgtgtgtgtgtgtgtgtgtgtgtgtgtgtgtgtgtgtggtgtgtgtgtgtgtgtgtgtgtgtgtgtgtgtgtgtgtgtgtgtgtgtgtgtgtgtgtgtgtgtgtgtgtgtgtgtgtggtgtgtgtgtgtgtgtgtgtgtgtgtgtgtgtgtgtgtgtgtgtgtgtgtgtgtgtgtgtgtgtgtgtgtgtgtgtgtgtgtgtgtgtctacaTGTGTAGCAAAATCAAACATGCAGATGGTAGACAAAGGTAGAGGTGGTGGTTGTAGAACATTTAATCGTGGTAGAAGACGTGGTCTTAGTTTGGGAGCTCCAATTACCACCAACCCTTCCACCTCATCCATTCACGTATCAACCTCAGAGTCAATGATTCATGTCATTGCACCGACTCCAAACACACTTCCTACAGCTCAAGACCAACCAAATCCTACCTTTGTAAGGGAGTCAATTCCCATTACCCCTGTTAGAGATGCTTCACCTTCAGCACCAGATGATTCTCTTACACTTGAGTACCCATCAGATCCAAATTGTGAACATATTATTGATTAGAGGCCTTTCATTTGTGCATATAATGGAGAGTAACTgcattttatttaactattaatttttcttaaaatgttttttaaatgtggTATTGGCAATGTCTTTGTACATAGGTTTCAACCAACATATGAGTGTTCTAATATCATATCAAATATCATTACTCATTACGGAAAAATTTGATGAACCAGCTGCAAGTTGGTTGAAGGTGTCAATTGACCTTCACGATAGGTAGTTTGGAGAGTTTAAGGTAACTTGAATTatggtttaatttaaaatgtattgTTTCTTGTatcatttctaaattatttcttgTTTCCTATTTTATGCAGAAAGAGTATAGGTGGCACCCACAAGAAGAGAGAGCCATTAGAGCTATTTTTGAGACAAAAGGTTCATGCATTTTGAAAAGTGCAATGAACAAGATCAGAAATGGTCAAGATAAAGGAAAGTGGATAACAGACAATGTTCGAGCAGCCTTGGATGAACATTGGGGTTCTACAGATTTCCTAAACAAGAGCTCTACTGCCAAGGCGAATCGATCTATTGATAGAGGAGCCTTAGCATACTATGGTGAACCATATCTACTGCAACTCACTTTGAAAGCTGGTAAtttcactttatatatatatatatatatatatatatatatatatatatatatatatatatgtatatatgtataccTCATTGATTTCAattcaatgtaattaattaaatgtattacagttttaactttttaaatttatgtagtcAAAGGAGTTTCAAAGACCACCAACTACTTGGGAGGATGGAGAAAACTAAGAAATTGAAGTCGGGAAAATGGGTCAATGACAAGTCCCGCGAATTTGCTGTAAGTTGTTTTTTTCTAATCCTATCACtttatttgatatatagtgACTGATATTATAAATGAACTCTTGCCTTTGGTTAATATCTCTTGAACTTATTTACACATcttgatttgtttttctttagctAGTGTTAAATGTTTGTGATTGACTAGTATAACTTTGAAGCCTACTATAGTAGattaaagtcaatttttttcttgtattagTGGTGATTTTCTTGAATATTAATTCTTATATGTCTACAcatttaacaatttatattCATACCTCACTTTATATTGAAGGAGAAATATCAACATTGTCAATATGAAATCTTACAACATTCGACAGAGGAAGGAACATCTACACAGGATTCCCTTTACACTGCTACTTCTGTTAATGATAATGAAATATATCTGAATGTTGTTGGAGCTCCAAATTACAAGGGGAACATGTATGGGCTAGGTACTTTGAGCAAACAGTTTAGTTGTTCAAAATCAGCTCCATCTACTTCTATTGCTCCTGTGGAAGACCAAATAAAGGAAATGTGTGAgacaattaataaattgaatgctgagcttttggcaaaggcaaATAAGGAGAAGACACTTGAGGAAAAGATGTTGCAGCTGATGGAGAATCATGACCACCAAAGTCAGGAGATGCGACAACAGATGCAAGAACAAAATGAGCAAATTCGTCAACAAAATGAGCAACTGTAGCGTATACtacaacacttgcatattcagtCTATCATGCCAGCTCCTAGTCTATCAACTACCATAACAGATGGAACTGAGCACCATATTAATGATGCTCAGGTTGATCGTCCTCATGACATGGGAAATGATCATTGACTCTTGGTTATTGTTTATTTAGTTTGATTATGTCACGTTAGTTATGAATTTGAACTTTATTAAACTTTTACATTGCATTTGATTAAACTTTGAATTTGCACTTTATCAATCTTTAAAATAGAACTTTGTTATTAGATATATTTACTCATTATGAATGTCcacttttatttataagtttgattatacaatttaattaaaatttatgtttacaGTCGATAATTATTAAGCAGGTCAAAATGTaacaaatggaaaaagaaaacatacaaCATATTTTCATTTAGCGACCAAATTTGTGATCGAaatgcatttttaattaattttatatttaaaaattaaaaattaaataacgaaTATGCATTTCTATTCTGAAATTAATGATTTACTGGCGACCGAATTAGTGACCgaactatatatgtattttaCTATAAATTTAGCCACTAAATTAGCGActgaaagtaattttaaaattaattattcaataacGACCGAAATAACTACGAAAaccactttaatttattttatatttaaaatttattattcgaTCGTGACTGAAATAGTGACCGAATattctttgttttcattttatatttaaaatttaattatttattagcgACCAAATTAGTGACTAACGATTCAGTTGCTGAATTGGTCAAGTGAAATAGCAACCAAATGTGCGGTGGccgaatttattatttttgagtGATTACATCGGTCGCTATTTAGCgaccaaagaaaaattctattATAAAAGACTTAGCGACTAGGGTTTTTGCGACGTGATTAGTTCGGTCACTATTTCGGTGGCTAACACTTTTAGCGACCAAATTTAACAATTCAGAGACGGAATATGTCGGTCGCTAAATCACAACCTTAAGTAGTGTTTTAGAGTTAAATTAtcttactaaataattttttaggttAGCAGGATGAATGCAAACCCAACACAACTAACTCAAGTTGTTAGTGAAATGGCCAAGCATTCAACTATTTCTTTGTTAGATGACATGCTATAGACTGGTCACATGTTCATATCAGATTTATATTAGTCAACTCAAGTTTGCAAGTTAACTTCATATATTTGAACAACattcatctttttaaaaaaattattaatcaaaattttatgaaCAGACCTGTTATGCTTCGATGTTgacaaaaatcatattaatcgAGA is a window of Glycine soja cultivar W05 unplaced genomic scaffold, ASM419377v2 tig00103951_1_pilon_653842_670486, whole genome shotgun sequence DNA encoding:
- the LOC114404453 gene encoding uncharacterized protein LOC114404453: MQMVDKGRGGGCRTFNRGRRRGLSLGAPITTNPSTSSIHVSTSESMIHVIAPTPNTLPTAQDQPNPTFVRESIPITPVRDASPSAPDDSLTLEYPSDPNCFNQHMSVLISYQISLLITEKFDEPAASWLKKEYRWHPQEERAIRAIFETKGSCILKSAMNKIRNGQDKGKWITDNVRAALDEHWGSTDFLNKSSTAKANRSIDRGALAYYGEPYLLQLTLKAEEGTSTQDSLYTATSVNDNEIYLNVVGAPNYKGNMYGLGTLSKQFSCSKSAPSTSIAPVEDQIKEMCETINKLNAELLAKANKEKTLEEKMLQLMENHDHQSQEMRQQMQEQNEQIRQQNEQL